One part of the Phacochoerus africanus isolate WHEZ1 chromosome 7, ROS_Pafr_v1, whole genome shotgun sequence genome encodes these proteins:
- the DENND6B gene encoding protein DENND6B isoform X15, whose amino-acid sequence MPAFWAALRAGTGEGQLSPEGLLPEGPSSGLGWPSLAPGPQSLVLVSRLPFVRLFQALLSLVAPEYFDKLTPCLEAVCNEIDQWPAPVPGQTLNLPVMGVVLQVHIPSRVDKPESGPPAQRGHENLLPAPVVLSSVHELDLFRCFQPVLAHVQMLWELVLLGEPLVVLAPSPAVSSEMVLALTSCLQPLKFCCDYRPYFTVHDSEFKEFTTRTQAPPNVVLGVTNPFFIKTLQHWPHILRVGEPRMLGDLPKQVKLKKPSRLKTLDTKPGLYTAYTAHLHRDKALLRRLFKGLQKKRPSDVQTALLRRHLLELTQSFIFPLEHYMASLMPLQKSITPWKTPPQIRPFRQDDFLRSLEHAGPQLTCVLKGDWLGLYRWVDSRRFFKSPHFDGWYRQRRKEMAQKLEALHLEAICEANIEVWMKGKSEVEVVDLVLKLRERLVRAQGHQLPVKEATLKQARLYIETVISSLPKDLQVILCPP is encoded by the exons ATGCCTGCTTTCTGGGCCGCGCTCAGGGCTGGG ACAGGTGAAGGACAGCTCAGCCCGGAGGGGCTACTTCCAGAAG GGCCCTCCTCAGGGCTGGGGTGGCCCTCACTGGCCCCTGGCCCGCAGTCTCTGGTGCTGGTGTCCCGCCTGCCCTTTGTCCGGCTGTTCCAGGCGCTGCTGAGCCTGGTCGCCCCTGAGTACTTCGACAAGCTGACGCCTTGCCTGGAAGCAG TGTGCAATGAGATTGACCAGTGGCCGGCCCCCGTGCCCGGGCAGACCCTGAACCTGCCTGTCATGGGAGTCGTCCTCCAG GTGCATATCCCATCCCGAGTGGACAAGCCTGAGTCTGGTCCTCCAGCGCAGCGCGGCCATGAG AACCTCCTTCCGGCCCCGGTGGTCCTCAGCAGTGTCCACGAGCTAGACCTGTTCAG GTGCTTCCAGCCCGTGCTGGCCCACGTGCAGATGCTGTGGGAGCTTGTGCTTCTCGGGGAGCCCCTGGTGGTCCTGGCGCCCTCGCCCGCTGTGTCCTCAGAGATGGTGCTGGCCTTGACCAG CTGCCTGCAGCCCCTCAAGTTCTGCTGCGACTACCGCCCCTACTTCACCGTCCACGACAGCGAGTTCAAGGAGTTCACGACGCGCACACAGGCCCC gccaAACGTGGTCCTGGGAGTCACAAACCCCTTCTTTATCAAAACGCTCCAGCACTGGCCCCACATCCTCCGTGTGGGCGAGCCCAGGATGTTAG GGGACCTTCCCAAGCAGGTCAAGCTGAAAAAGCCTTCAAGGTTGAAGACCCTGGACACCAAGCCAG gcctctACACGGCGTACACAGCCCACCTCCACCGAGACAAGGCTCTGCTCAGACGCCTGTTTAAG GGCCTGCAGAAGAAGCGGCCGTCCGACGTGCAGACCGCGCTGCTGAGGCGGCACCTGCTGGAGCTCACACAGAGTTTCATCTTCCCCCTG GAGCACTACATGGCCAGCCTCATGCCCCTGCAGAAGAGCATCACGCCCTGGAAG ACCCCTCCCCAGATCCGCCCCTTCCGCCAGGATGACTTCCTGCGCAGCCTGGAGCACGCGGGGCCCCAGCTCACCTGCGTCCTCAAGGGGGACTGGCTGGGCCTCTACAGGTGGGTGGACAGCAG GCGGTTTTTCAAGTCCCCTCATTTCGATGGCTGGTACCGACAGCGACGCAAAGAGATGGCCCAGAAGCTGGAGGCCCTGCACCTCGAGGCCATCTGTGAGGCG AACATTGAGGTCTGGATGAAGGGCAAGTCCGAAGTGGAGGTTGTGGACCTGGTCCTGAAACTTCGGGAGAGGCTG GTGCGGGCACAGGGCCACCAGCTCCCCGTGAAGGAGGCGACGCTGAAGCAGGCCCGGCTGTACATCGAGACGGTCATCAGCTCACTGCCCAAGGACCTGCAGGTCATCCTGTGCCCTCCCTAG
- the DENND6B gene encoding protein DENND6B isoform X16 — MPAFWAALRAGRERAHYFGYVYFRQVKDSSARRGYFQKSLVLVSRLPFVRLFQALLSLVAPEYFDKLTPCLEAVCNEIDQWPAPVPGQTLNLPVMGVVLQVHIPSRVDKPESGPPAQRGHENLLPAPVVLSSVHELDLFRCFQPVLAHVQMLWELVLLGEPLVVLAPSPAVSSEMVLALTSCLQPLKFCCDYRPYFTVHDSEFKEFTTRTQAPPNVVLGVTNPFFIKTLQHWPHILRVGEPRMLGDLPKQVKLKKPSRLKTLDTKPGLYTAYTAHLHRDKALLRRLFKGLQKKRPSDVQTALLRRHLLELTQSFIFPLEHYMASLMPLQKSITPWKTPPQIRPFRQDDFLRSLEHAGPQLTCVLKGDWLGLYRWVDSRRFFKSPHFDGWYRQRRKEMAQKLEALHLEAICEANIEVWMKGKSEVEVVDLVLKLRERLVRAQGHQLPVKEATLKQARLYIETVISSLPKDLQVILCPP; from the exons ATGCCTGCTTTCTGGGCCGCGCTCAGGGCTGGG AGGGAGCGTGCGCACTACTTTGGCTACGTGTACTTCAGACAGGTGAAGGACAGCTCAGCCCGGAGGGGCTACTTCCAGAAG TCTCTGGTGCTGGTGTCCCGCCTGCCCTTTGTCCGGCTGTTCCAGGCGCTGCTGAGCCTGGTCGCCCCTGAGTACTTCGACAAGCTGACGCCTTGCCTGGAAGCAG TGTGCAATGAGATTGACCAGTGGCCGGCCCCCGTGCCCGGGCAGACCCTGAACCTGCCTGTCATGGGAGTCGTCCTCCAG GTGCATATCCCATCCCGAGTGGACAAGCCTGAGTCTGGTCCTCCAGCGCAGCGCGGCCATGAG AACCTCCTTCCGGCCCCGGTGGTCCTCAGCAGTGTCCACGAGCTAGACCTGTTCAG GTGCTTCCAGCCCGTGCTGGCCCACGTGCAGATGCTGTGGGAGCTTGTGCTTCTCGGGGAGCCCCTGGTGGTCCTGGCGCCCTCGCCCGCTGTGTCCTCAGAGATGGTGCTGGCCTTGACCAG CTGCCTGCAGCCCCTCAAGTTCTGCTGCGACTACCGCCCCTACTTCACCGTCCACGACAGCGAGTTCAAGGAGTTCACGACGCGCACACAGGCCCC gccaAACGTGGTCCTGGGAGTCACAAACCCCTTCTTTATCAAAACGCTCCAGCACTGGCCCCACATCCTCCGTGTGGGCGAGCCCAGGATGTTAG GGGACCTTCCCAAGCAGGTCAAGCTGAAAAAGCCTTCAAGGTTGAAGACCCTGGACACCAAGCCAG gcctctACACGGCGTACACAGCCCACCTCCACCGAGACAAGGCTCTGCTCAGACGCCTGTTTAAG GGCCTGCAGAAGAAGCGGCCGTCCGACGTGCAGACCGCGCTGCTGAGGCGGCACCTGCTGGAGCTCACACAGAGTTTCATCTTCCCCCTG GAGCACTACATGGCCAGCCTCATGCCCCTGCAGAAGAGCATCACGCCCTGGAAG ACCCCTCCCCAGATCCGCCCCTTCCGCCAGGATGACTTCCTGCGCAGCCTGGAGCACGCGGGGCCCCAGCTCACCTGCGTCCTCAAGGGGGACTGGCTGGGCCTCTACAGGTGGGTGGACAGCAG GCGGTTTTTCAAGTCCCCTCATTTCGATGGCTGGTACCGACAGCGACGCAAAGAGATGGCCCAGAAGCTGGAGGCCCTGCACCTCGAGGCCATCTGTGAGGCG AACATTGAGGTCTGGATGAAGGGCAAGTCCGAAGTGGAGGTTGTGGACCTGGTCCTGAAACTTCGGGAGAGGCTG GTGCGGGCACAGGGCCACCAGCTCCCCGTGAAGGAGGCGACGCTGAAGCAGGCCCGGCTGTACATCGAGACGGTCATCAGCTCACTGCCCAAGGACCTGCAGGTCATCCTGTGCCCTCCCTAG